The Syngnathus scovelli strain Florida chromosome 7, RoL_Ssco_1.2, whole genome shotgun sequence DNA window GAGGGTGAATAGCACACTTGGTGAGCACGGAGGAGACTGACCTGGATCTTGGGGTTCTTGGGTTCCTTGGTGTAGGAGAGTTCATAGATCTGGTCCTCGGTGTAGTAGAGATCTAGAGAGAGCTGAAGCATTAAAGACATCATTGGTGACATTCCTCCATTGAGGTCTGGTTCTGGCTCCGGTTCGTGGTTTCGGGACCAGGTCCGGGTCTCCTACCGTCAAAAGATGCAGGAGGTCTTTGTTGGCCTCGAATGGCGGCGTGAGGCGGTGCAGCTCCAGGAGATCGTTGACATTGCTGTGAAGGTGTTGCAGCTTGCTCAGGTTGATCTTGTCGCCGTCCACGTAGTCGGGCAAGGCCTCGTTGAGGGAGATCAGGTCCTTCAGGTGCACCCCCAGGATGGGAACCTTGAAGCCGGTGCACTCGCTGTATACACGGCGGTAGTTGCTGTAGTTGCTGCGCGATGACAGGAGCTCCGTCATCTCGCTCAGTGCCTGATGACGTCATGGTGGAAGGTGCTCAGAAAAGATTCGGAATTGCCGCGAGCCATCGGTGTACCTTAGTGACGTCAGGAGGCAGAAGGTTGTACGTGTCTTTTAGACGGGAGATGGCGCTGTGGCAGAGGCCTCCGGTGATGGCCATCAACGTGTTGAAGTTCTGCAGAACTCGGAGTCTCTACGCATACAAACGGATCatcttgtgaaaatgattttatAACTCAGGGAAAGGAAGAAGCTAAAAATGTCGCCCACCTGAGCTACGTGAATGAACTTGGTGAAGACTTGTGCCCTCTGCTGGGCCGTGTGCCTGCTGAGGATCATGAGCTGGACCCATTGGGAGACGCCGTTGCACATCATGACCGAGCGCTCCAGCGCCGGGTTGTCCCGCACCGAGCCGCGTACCACGTAGCTACGGTAGTCCAGGAACTGATCAATCCACAGCCGtcacacatgtaaaaaaaaaagtgggcaaGAAAATTTGACATCAAATGGTTGCATACAGATATTTTTAGAAGTTAAAATTGAGTGTCCTTAAAAGAAATACTCGAGTCTGACCGAAACGCTGCAGAAGTTTTTGAACTCCAAGTAGCTGAGGTGCTCGGCCATCTCGTCGGGCTCCATGTGGTCAAAGATGAGCGACACCTTCCGTTTCTTCACCGAGGGCGAGGGGCCCTGTGACACGTTCACGTGGGGgcttctggaaaaaaaagacagatttaGTTGACTGAAGCTACTTTTGGACTTTAGTGTGGCTGTTAAAGTGATTTAGGGTCAAGATAATTCTTAGTCCTCCATGAGCCCAAACGTAGCAgttttttattgtattaattTTGTACGACATTGATCTGGGGGAAATTAAGCCAACCGCACTGAGTATGTTTCAAATCCGAACCGGGAGGGGCAAGTCAGGATGTGAGTGTTCCTTTAAAAACAGGTTTGTGCAGAAGCtaagtagttaaaaaaaactcaCGGGCACGACGTGTCGATGATCTGCGCCTCCTCCCCGTCCGATCGCACCAATGCCCACAGGTCCCCCATGGTCTGCTCCAGAAGGGGATCAGCCTCAAACACGGCGGGGAACTGGCCGATCCAGGTCCTGGCCAccggggcgcaacagcaaagtgtgTTTAGTAAGCACAAAAACAGGGCGGGAGGAAAAAACCGGTTCTGTCAGGACTGGAGTGAGTTGTCACTCACCTGACCAGGTGGCATACTTGACCCCGCCTCAGGCCATGCTTGTCAGGAGGGCTGTCCTTATACGTGAGAGACAGTCAAGGAGAACATGTTCCTTCCTGCTTATTCTGGAATATTTCTCACACTTGCAAATTTGGACCTGCAGTTCAGCCTCGTCGTGAAAAAGGTCACGTGTGCTATTTCAATTAATTTGACCGCGAAAGTGGCGCCGCCACGTGACCACGAGGATATAAGGCCAGGAGCTTCTGGGCGAAGGTCTGCGACGAGACCACCCAACTGTGCATCATCAGCGTCATGTGGACCAAGTGGGACCCTCGCTGGCTGCACAGCTTCCCCTCCGAATCTGCGCAACACGTAGATTTAGCGTTACCTCCGCCAAGGAAGCGGTATTATGGCAATTCATCAAAC harbors:
- the rasgrp4 gene encoding RAS guanyl-releasing protein 4 isoform X2, with the protein product MNKTKRKPNCESTGALKSRKSPRQKVPHRRNTCPNPQDISRALQGPSPAPSASAASLDELILRCLGCFDSEGKLCSQRGSHLVHMTLMMHSWVVSSQTFAQKLLALYKDSPPDKHGLRRGQVCHLVRTWIGQFPAVFEADPLLEQTMGDLWALVRSDGEEAQIIDTSCPSPHVNVSQGPSPSVKKRKVSLIFDHMEPDEMAEHLSYLEFKNFCSVSFLDYRSYVVRGSVRDNPALERSVMMCNGVSQWVQLMILSRHTAQQRAQVFTKFIHVAQRLRVLQNFNTLMAITGGLCHSAISRLKDTYNLLPPDVTKALSEMTELLSSRSNYSNYRRVYSECTGFKVPILGVHLKDLISLNEALPDYVDGDKINLSKLQHLHSNVNDLLELHRLTPPFEANKDLLHLLTLSLDLYYTEDQIYELSYTKEPKNPKIQPVTPVKPPVVAEWGSGVTPRLDPDTISKHVKQMVDSIMKNYAHKQDGYIPLEDFENISANFPFSFCTQQTDRHGQISREEMTSYFMRGMSVCAKLGYNFNDAHNFHETTYKRPTFCDTCGGFLWGVIKQGYHCKGCGMNCHRHCRDLVGMECLKKHKSTSGSCPCTPGADSRVKGSVWSSEEEAFVFPHGNDSEHPKGCAPFRKSTDSAGLWDRSTQTDPGLWTPQEKKERRVYNHTIPGQANTLPSQRSRGCSMPISFLQEKLEELHLCKEKSREPD
- the rasgrp4 gene encoding RAS guanyl-releasing protein 4 isoform X1, which translates into the protein MNKTKRKPNCESTGALKSRKSPRQKVPHRRNTCPNPQDISRALQGPSPAPSASAASLDELILRCLGCFDSEGKLCSQRGSHLVHMTLMMHSWVVSSQTFAQKLLALYKDSPPDKHGLRRGQVCHLVRTWIGQFPAVFEADPLLEQTMGDLWALVRSDGEEAQIIDTSCPSPHVNVSQGPSPSVKKRKVSLIFDHMEPDEMAEHLSYLEFKNFCSVSFLDYRSYVVRGSVRDNPALERSVMMCNGVSQWVQLMILSRHTAQQRAQVFTKFIHVAQRLRVLQNFNTLMAITGGLCHSAISRLKDTYNLLPPDVTKALSEMTELLSSRSNYSNYRRVYSECTGFKVPILGVHLKDLISLNEALPDYVDGDKINLSKLQHLHSNVNDLLELHRLTPPFEANKDLLHLLTLSLDLYYTEDQIYELSYTKEPKNPKIQPVTPVKPPVVAEWGSGVTPRLDPDTISKHVKQMVDSIMKNYAHKQDGYIPLEDFENISANFPFSFCTQQTDRHGQISREEMTSYFMRGMSVCAKLGYNFNDAHNFHETTYKRPTFCDTCGGFLWGVIKQGYHCKGCGMNCHRHCRDLVGMECLKKHKSTSGSCPCTPGADSRVKGSVWSSEEEAFVFPHGNDSEHPKGCAPFRKSTDSAGLWDRSTQTDPGLWTPQEKKERRVYNHTIPGQANTLPSQRSRGCSMPISFLQEKLEELHLCKEKSREPD